The Fusarium oxysporum Fo47 chromosome II, complete sequence genome includes a region encoding these proteins:
- a CDS encoding uncharacterized protein (domain of unknown function-domain containing protein), protein MAPKALTRETTTGAALEKVQGAIQSPTTEVIPKPPSDLEELKADCDSFTFTSFTTEDAFVLGNLLYARLYPYAVEGKPTVISIALANTSQVVFQTVTGPGTAPDNEQWVRRKRNTVLRFGNSTWFMHNKFKGDEVAFAAKYAIADSNKGDYAIHGGAIPIRVQGVEGIVAVVVVSGLKQDEDHGVIADVIKSNWSC, encoded by the exons ATGGCACCTAAAGCCTTGACCCGAGAGACGACAACTGGCGCTGCGCTGGAGAAGGTCCAGGGAGCCATCCAGAGCCCGACGACAGAGGTGATTCCCAAGCCGCCTTCTGAC CTCGAGGAACTCAAGGCTGATTGCGATTCATTCACTTTCACATCATTCACCACAGAGGATGCTTTTGTGCTGGGTAACCTTCTCTACGCCCGTCTTTACCCATACGCTGTCGAAGGCAAGCCGACGGTGATCTCAATTGCCCTTGCAAACACCTCCCAGGTTGTTTTCCAAACCGTTACCGGACCTGGCACAGCTCCCGACAACGAGCAATGGGTTCGCCGTAAGAGGAACACAGTTCTCCGATTCGGCAATAGCACGTGGTTCATGCACAACAAGTTCAAGGGGGATGAGGTTGCTTTCGCTGCCAAATATGCCATTGCAGATTCAAACAAGGGTGACTACGCAATCCATGGTGGAGCTATCCCGATTCGCGTCCAGGGAGTTGAAGGGATAGTTGCTGTTGTCGTGGTGAGCGGGCTCAAGCAAGACGAGGACCATGGGGTTATTGCCGATGTTATCAAGAGCAATTGGAGCTGTTAG
- a CDS encoding uncharacterized protein (domain of unknown function-domain containing protein), whose amino-acid sequence MDSTVRTFQVFGLTSSLVLAGINLGSSLLTVPLLYNQPTSINTPFFKDFYTRGAVTLVPLALFSGASSGIVAYLVPAQRTLWAVAAVATVSQLPWTVLGMMATNNRLNDIAASSVEQEKVGRDEVVALLKKWRWMNIVRGLLAFAGGLSAILALQNE is encoded by the coding sequence ATGGACTCTACAGTACGAACCTTTCAAGTCTTTGGCCTTACCTCGAGCCTTGTCCTCGCGGGAATAAACCTTGGCTCCTCACTCCTCACAGTCCCTCTTCTCTACAATCAGCCTACCTCCATCAATACACCCTTCTTCAAGGACTTCTACACCCGCGGGGCGGTGACTCTTGTCCCGCTCGCTCTATTCTCAGGTGCATCCTCTGGAATAGTTGCTTATCTTGTCCCCGCTCAACGTACACTCTGGGCAGTTGCTGCTGTCGCTACAGTGTCTCAGTTGCCCTGGACGGTGCTTGGGATGATGGCCACAAACAATCGACTCAACGATATTGCTGCTAGTAGCGTTGAGCAGGAGAAAGTTGGCCGTGATGAGGTCGTAgctttgttgaagaagtggaGATGGATGAATATCGTTCGGGGGCTTCTGGCCTTCGCTGGAGGCTTGTCTGCGATTTTGGCTCTTCAGAATGAGTAA
- a CDS encoding cytochrome P450 — translation MELSSLYQTASATFGSLPVAYKFLCAVLVIFAFSKAFSGAERKGYKKNLPRYAPIELAIASYILSGDGIGRRIFSALSRYGGSLFGLTSGHQIFVDLPGVERLLAQSHHTFNSDPAQYSLCTLVFGSTDTPELRAKFDTSLKDLVPPLERTFLNDAASTANVEKSRVAERGASLVTFSSNPKDMARWELSAGIKVLQPETLDSPGKVEANLQSLTRDFGACMSVPLIYGQDILDRNPRLLDDFWTFDNDLFPLLMVGVPKWAPFRIMQDGLKARARIIDSLEAVYRRVDQYEKGEPVDLGADMSDVGMMLRERNKIYNRDGWTFPERAAADLGTFWGLNANAQPVLFWFLLYVYSTPGLLKRIRDEISPYVTLSDGAIPEIKSMDFPSLFRKCQLFKACIFETYRLVNEPTSIRYVTQPVSLNDGNIKHDLQEGTYISVPLALKNKNPSIYEDPDTFIPDRFLDTDPETGKAMARYGKLKPWGLGAAMCKGRTFAEKEIISLGSAVVSLWDISPAEGEWKLPAMIPGTGVKRPVSDIRVVISRRSPLKS, via the exons ATGGAGCTGTCTTCGCTTTACCAGACCGCCTCGGCGACGTTTGGCTCTTTGCCGGTGGCCTACAAGTTCTTATGCGCTGTCCTGGTGATTTTTGCATTTAGTAAAGCATTTTCTGGGGCTGAGAGGAAGGGGTATAAGAAGAATCTGCCGAGATATGCTCCCATTGAACTTGCGATTGCGAGTTATATCCTTAGTGGAGATGGCATAGGTCGACGAATCTT TTCAGCTTTAAGCCGCTATGGAGGCTCTCTGTTCGGTCTTACTTCAGGACATCAGATCTTTGTCGACTTGCCCGGCGTAGAACGTCTCTTAGCCCAATCTCATCACACTTTCAACTCTGATCCGGCACAGTACTCACTCTGTACCCTTGTCTTTGGCAGCACTGATACTCCAGAGCTAAGAGCCAAATTCGACACATCACTGAAGGATCTTGTTCCTCCTCTTGAGCGAACTTTTCTGAATGATGCCGCTTCGACAGCCAATGTTGAAAAGTCTCGTGTAGCAGAACGAGGTGCTTCACTTGTCACGTTCTCCTCTAATCCTAAGGATATGGCACGATGGGAGCTTTCTGCAGGAATCAAGGTCCTTCAGCCAGAGACACTTGATAGTCCGGGGAAAGTCGAAGCAAACCTGCAGAGTTTGACTCGAGATTTTGGAGCATGTATGTCTGTTCCTCTTATCTACGGCCAAGACATACTGGATCGGAATCCTCGGCTGCTAGATGACTTCTGGACCTTCGATAATGACCTATTTCCACTACTCATGGTTGGCGTTCCTAAGTGGGCTCCATTCAGAATAATGCAAGATGGCCTCAAGGCCAGAGCCAGAATCATCGATAGTCTGGAGGCAGTATACAGACGAGTCGACCAATATGAGAAAGGAGAGCCAGTTGATCTTGGTGCCGACATGTCAGATGTTGGTATGATGCTACGAGAACGAAACAAGATTTACAACAGAGACGGATGGACGTTTCCTGAACGTGCTGCAGCGGATCTTGGTACTTTTTGGGGTCTCAACGCCAACGCTCAGCCTGTGTTGTTCTGGTTCTTGCTCTACGTTTATTCGACTCCAGGCTTGCTTAAACGAATCAGAGACGAGATCTCCCCCTATGTCACCTTATCAGATGGTGCCATACCCGAGATCAAGTCAATGGACTTTCCGAGTCTGTTCCGGAAGTGTCAGCTCTTCAAGGCTTGCATCTTTGAAACATATCGCTTGGTCAACGAGCCAACATCTATTCGCTATGTCACTCAACCCGTCAGTCTCAACGATGGGAATATCAAacatgatcttcaagaaggaACATACATCAGCGTTCCTCTCGCgctgaagaacaagaacccTTCGATATATGAGGACCCTGACACTTTCATCCCTGATCGTTTCCTTGATACAGACCCTGAAACAGGAAAAGCCATGGCACGATACGGAAAGTTGAAGCCCTGGGGCCTTGGAGCTGCTATGTGCAAAGGTCGAACATTTGCAGAGAAAGAGATAATTTCTCTTGGGTCAGCTGTTGTTAGTCTTTGGGATATAAGTCCTGCAGAGGGAGAGTGGAAGTTGCCTGCTATGATCCCAGGAACTGGAGTTAAGAGACCGGTCAGTGACATACGTGTGGTTATAAGCCGCAGAAGCCCTCTCAAGTCATAA
- a CDS encoding P-loop containing nucleoside triphosphate hydrolase protein, translated as MRWFLGYAKRNSNLLIPSTKPFSQVPKRSFAMASPSDRRPLVISGPSGVGKGTLIKMLFSRHPDIFTLSVSHTTRNPREGETDGVEYHFVTKDAFRDLIAKDGFVEHAQFGSNLYGTSKATIEEQTAKGKVVVLDIEMEGVKQVKASSIDARYVFISPPDTEELEKRLRGRGTETEESIQQRLTRAQDELAWAKNAEFDKILVNDDLEKTYQELDAFVYSEKTN; from the exons ATGCGGTGGTTTCTAGGTTATGCGAAGCGCAACTCAAACTTGTTAATACCCAGTACAAAACCCTTCTCCCAAGTTCCAAA ACGCTCCTTCGCAATGGCTTCTCCTTCGGACCGTCGACCCCTCGTCATCTCTGGACCTAGCGGTGTCGGAAAGGGCACGCTGATCAAGATGCTCTTCAGCCGTCACCCCGATATCTTCACTCTTTCTGTGTCGCATACTACTCGCAATCCTCGTGAGGGCGAGACCGATGGCGTTGAGTACCACTTTGTCACCAAGGATGCGTTTCGGGATTTGATCGCCAAGGATGGCTTCGTCGAGCA TGCTCAATTCGGAAGCAACCTCTACGGAACGAGCAAGGCGACCATCGAGGAGCAAAcagccaagggcaaggtcgTTGTTCTTGACATCGAAATGGAGGGCGTCAAGCAAGTCAAGGCCTCTTCCATCGACGCACGCTACGTATTCATCTCGCCCCCTGATACcgaagagctcgagaagcgACTGCGCGGCCGTGGcaccgagaccgaggagaGCATTCAACAGCGCTTGACACGTGCGCAGGATGAGCTTGCGTGGGCCAAGAATGCCGAGTTTGACAAGATTCTCGTCAACGATGACTTGGAGAAGACGTACCAGGAGCTTGATGCTTTTGTCTACAGTGAGAAGACCAACTAG
- a CDS encoding Mss4-like protein, which produces MTSFDDHGFPVVHLSSDGWSTEDEATATCFCGAVQLVLPLKKPGLLNRHVCHCIDCRKIGSAFYQSNITVDDTYLKHVRGEDNLSTFSEEKTIRANATMTNYFCKTCGTLMYRRGARFPGLTILRTGTVDDLSLADTKLRPQVEQFIERRASWSKPIDGAAQVVGMHQPSDIEGIP; this is translated from the exons ATGACTTCTTTCGATGATCACGGCTTCCCCGTAGTTCACCTTTCGAGCGATGGCTGGTCAACTGAGGACGAAGCAACTGCCACCTGCTTCTGCGGAGCTGTGCAGCTCGTACTT CCACTGAAAAAGCCCGGTTTGCTCAATCGCCATGTCTGCCATTGCATCGACTGTCGCAAGATCGGCTCAGCCTTCTACCAATCCAATATTACAGTAGACGACACATATCTCAAGCACGTCCGTGGTGAGGACAATCTCTCAACCTTTAGTGAGGAAAAGACCATTCGCGCCAACGCGACCATGACCAATTACTTCTGCAAGACATGCGGTACTCTCATGTATCGTCGTGGCGCTCGTTTTCCAGGCTTGACGATTCTGAGGACCGGTACTGTTGATGATCTCAGCCTTGCAGATACGAAATTGAGACCGCAGGTTGAACAATTCATCGAGAGACGAGCTTCTTGGTCTAAACCCATAGATGGCGCGGCACAGGTTGTTGGGATGCACCAGCCTTCGGATATTGAGGGTATCCCTTAG
- a CDS encoding co-chaperone SGT1, protein MSHITLAQQGLAAAEARNWDEAIEKLSTALKASQNPAWLVARSKALINKKRFQEALDDANLAWHTAYQRNKRPLLIDAHYRRAVAYFRLGQYANADACCVYAMRLVKGFPAVEKEDPAKKNTDENGFYKVTLKDAQEESKTDDINKSQGGAAGALGAQGNDVANAKEWRIASTLRMQILFAMDKLPEDDPARKLTTANKPELKELSDVGSKKAETKESAAATQTAPKPTVPADTPVRLQEFQNDTTMTVSIFSKGVNKDKLQVQFSPKSAHLDSIIWPSGDEKPFTLDLWGEIDTEASTYRVTPNKVELALKKKTPGKWAQLKGEAGDSAPDAAAAEEAEKLKVLKDARKKAMDNAAAEAPAQEKPTVSTEAKEKTPAAQDSSKPAYPSSSRTGPKNWDTIGDDIDSDEEKDVNVFFKKLFKDASPEQQRAMMKSFTESNGTSLSTDWDDVKNRTVETVPPEGVEAKKW, encoded by the exons ATGTCGCACATCACACTGGCCCAGCAAGGCCTCGCCGCCGCCGAAGCACGCAACTGGGATGAAGCTATCGAGAAGCTCTCAACCGCCTTGAAGGCCTCGCAGAACCCTGCATGGCTGGTCGCCCGATCGAAAGCCCTTATCAACAAGAAGCGCTTCCAAGAGGCCCTCGACGACGCCAACCTTGCTTGGCATACCGCATACCAACGAAACAAGCGGCCGCTCCTCATCGATGCCCACTACCGTCGTGCTGTCGCCTACTTTCGGCTTGGACAATATGCCAACGCCGATGCATGCTGTGTTTATGCTATGCGCTTAGTCAAAGGGTTTCCTGCGGTGGAGAAGGAAGATCCGGCGAAGAAGAACACAGACGAGAATGGATTCTATAAAGTGACCTTGAAGGATGCTCAGGAGGAGTCAAAGACCGACGATATCAACAAGTCACAGGGAGGGGCGGCAGGTGCGCTGGGAGCACAAGGCAATGATGTTGCTAATGCTAAAGAGTGGCGCATTGCGAGCACTTTGCGAATGCAGATCCTGTTCGCTATGGATAAACTTCCAGAGGATGACCCTGCACGCAAGCTCACCACGGCCAACAAGCCCGAATTGAAGGAGCTATCGGATGTGGGAagcaagaaggctgagaCTAAGGAATCAGCTGCTGCCACACAAACCGCCCCAAAGCCTACTGTGCCCGCTGATACCCCAGTACGACTCCAGGAATTCCAGAACGACACCACTATGACAGtatccatcttctccaagggcGTCAATAAGGACAAGCTCCAGGTCCAGTTCAGCCCCAAATCAGCTCACCTTGACTCTATCATTTGGCCCAGCGGCGACGAGAAGCCATTCACACTTGATCTGTGGGGTGAGATTGACACAGAGGCATCAACATACAGGGTTACGCCCAACAAGGTTGAGCTAGCACTCAAGAAAAAGACACCTGGAAAGTGGGCGCAGCTCAAGGGAGAGGCAGGAGATTCTGCTCCAGACGCTGCAGCCGCCGAGGAGGCAGA AAAACTCAAGGTGCTCAAAGATGCTAGAAAGAAGGCCATGGACAACGCCGCGGCAGAGGCTCCTGCTCAAGAGAAGCCAACAGTTTCTACTGAGGCGAAAGAAAAGACACCTGCCGCGCAGGACTCTTCCAAGCCGGCATACCCCTCATCGTCTCGTACTGGACCCAAGAACTGGGACACCATTGGCGACGACATTGACTCTGATGAGGAAAAAGACGTCAACGtgttcttcaagaagcttttCAAGGACGCCTCTCCTGAGCAGCAAcgagccatgatgaagagtttCACTGAGAGCAATGGTACAAGTCTCAGCACTGACTGGGATGACGTCAAGAATAGAACTGTTGAGACGGTGCCCCCTGAGGGTgtcgaggccaagaagtgGTAG
- a CDS encoding terpenoid cyclases/protein prenyltransferase alpha-alpha toroid, with protein MVANSTGREGSALKSRKRAADSESEPLLKQGQPFPKQPRISSQLDTTRWRLKDDDSRHTWHYLENDDDAKEWPQSYAEKWYLNLPMDLPDLPTPDNPLAAAENGLDFFEKLQLPSGHWGCEYGGPMFLLPGIVMTWYVTRTPISSAKATAIYNYVSARAHPEDGGWGLHIEGESSVFGTLMNYVALRLVGVDPEDPVLVKARGTLHKMGGALYAPHWAKFWMAILGVMSWDIVNPVPPEFWLLPDWVPFAPWRWWIHIRMVFLPMGWLYSRRWSCEETDVIRSLKKEVFLEDYAKINWSSHRNSIGVVDNYHPKSWLLNAANWVLANIWMPYMRPNFLKEKAEAWASKQVDMEDANTGYACLAPVNASMNTVLCYARDGPDDYGVKRHIERLEEYLWVKDEGMLANGTNGVQCWDTAFLIQAVFEAGLHKNEKYRPMLMKSLHYLERQQIREDCVDQEVCYRQPRKGGWPFSNRDQGYGVSDCISEALKAIILLQKVGGLPEVLEDRRLFDAVDTLLLYQNDNGGMSSYEKRRGGEWLEMLNAAEVFGRIMIEYDYPECTTACVTALSMFNKHWPDYRTDEVRTLIRTAAEWIKSNQGPDGSWYGSWGICFTYAGMFALESMKHIGQTYATGENSRRGCDFFISKQRADGGWSESYKACETMEYVEHPSGSLVVQTAWALIGLMEAEYPHVEPLRRGIQFIMDRQKPNGEWLQEAIEGVFNKSCMISYPNYKFTFTIKALGMFAKRFPEEKLVPTWAVAQNGTNGVKTNGVKTVEVKVNGVKPNGVKTNGVKGKVSKN; from the exons ATGGTCGCAAATTCTACTGGACGTGAGGGTAGCGCGCTAAAGTCGCGTAAGCGCGCTGCTGACTCCGAGTCGGAACCGCTGTTGAAACAGGGTCAGCCATTCCCTAAGCAGCCTCGCATCAGCTCACAGTTGGACACGACAAGATGGAGGCTCAAGGACGATGACAGCCGTCACACATGGCACTACCTTGAGAACGACGATGATGCGAAGGAGTGGCCACAGAGCTATGCTGAGAAATGGTACCTGAATTTGCCTATG GATCTCCCTGACCTTCCCACCCCCGATAACCCATTGGCAGCCGCGGAGAACGGTCTCGACTTTTTCGAAAAGCTTCAACTTCCCAGCGGGCATTGGGGTTGCGAATATGGCGGTCCTATGTTCCTCCTCCCCGGTATCGTCATGACCTGGTATGTCACCAGGACGCCAATTTCCTCCGCCAAAGCGACCGCGATCTATAACTACGTATCCGCACGAGCGCACCCAGAGGACGGTGGCTGGGGTCTACATATTGAAGGCGAGAGCAGCGTCTTCGGAACACTGATGAATTATGTGGCCCTTCGACTTGTCGGTGTCGACCCTGAGGACCCAGTTCTGGTTAAGGCTAGAGGAACTCTACACAAGATGGGAGGAGCATTGTATGCGCCACACTGGGCCAAGTTCTGGATGGCTATTTTGGGAGTCATGAGCTGGGATATCGTCAACCCTGTGCCACCAGAGTTTTGGCTGCTTCCTGATTGGGTTCCCTTTGCGCCATGGAGATGGTGGATTCATATTCGAATGGTGTTCCTGCCAATGGGCTGGCTATACTCGAGACGGTGGAGCTGCGAAGAGACCGATGTGATTCGATCACTGAAGAAAGAAGTATTCCTTGAGGATTATGCCAAGATAAACTGGTCAAGCCATCGCAACAGCATTGGTGTTGTGGACAATTATCACCCCAAATCATGGTTGCTCAATGCGGCCAACTGGGTGCTTGCCAATATCTGGATGCCCTATATGCGACCCAATTTCCTAAAAGAGAAAGCTGAAGCATGGGCCAGCAAGCAAGTCGATATGGAGGATGCCAATACGGGCTATGCCTGCTTAGCCCCCGTCAATGCTTCTATGAACACCGTTCTGTGCTATGCTCGCGATGGCCCTGATGACTATGGCGTCAAGAGGCATATCGAGCGACTTGAAGAGTATCTATGGGTCAAGGACGAGGGCATGTTGGCTAACGGCACCAATGGTGTACAATGCTGGGACACGGCATTCTTGATTCAGGCTGTTTTTGAGGCTGGTCTTCACAAGAACGAAAAGTACCGACCCATGCTCATGAAGTCACTACACTACTTGGAACGTCAGCAGATTCGAGAGGACTGTGTCGATCAGGAAGTGTGCTATCGTCAACCCCGAAAGGGTGGCTGGCCATTCAGCAATAGGGATCAGGGCTACGGTGTCAGTGATTGCATTTCGGAAGCACTCAAGGCTATTATCCTTCTACAGAAGGTGGGTGGCCTTcctgaggttcttgaagatcGACGTCTTTTCGACGCTGTCGACACTTTGCTCCTGTACCAGAACGACAATGGTGGCATGTCCTCATACGAGAAGCGACGAGGAGGCGAGTGGTTGGAGATGCTCAATGCCGCTGAGGTATTTGGTCGTATCATGATTGAATACGACTACCCTGAATGCACAACAGCTTGCGTGACAGCTCTATCCATGTTCAACAAGCACTGGCCAGACTATCGAACAGACGAGGTCAGGACACTTATCCGGACGGCCGCCGAATGGATCAAGTCCAACCAAGGACCTGATGGCAGCTGGTACGGAAGCTGGGGTATCTGCTTCACATACGCTGGTATGTTTGCGCTTGAAAGCATGAAACACATCGGCCAGACATACGCAACAGGCGAGAACTCTAGACGTGGTTGCgatttcttcatctccaagcaGAGAGCTGATGGCGGATGGTCAGAAAGCTACAAG GCCTGCGAAACGATGGAATACGTCGAGCATCCTTCAGGCTCCCTCGTTGTCCAAACAGCCTGGGCTCTGATCGGACTGATGGAAGCTGAGTATCCTCATGTGGAACCCTTGAGACGAGGCATCCAGTTCATCATGGACCGTCAGAAGCCCAACGGAGAGTGGTTGCAGGAGGCCATCGAGGGTGTCTTCAACAAGTCATGCATGATCTCGTACCCCAATTATAAGTTCACTTTCACCATCAAGGCCCTGGGCATGTTTGCGAAAAGGTTTcctgaggagaagcttgtACCAACCTGGGCTGTGGCGCAGAATGGAACGAACGGAGTGAAGACGAATGGTGTCAAGACAGTAGAGGTAAAGGTGAATGGCGTAAAGCCAAACGGTGTCAAGACCAACGGTGTCAAGGGCAAGGTATCTAAAAACTAG
- a CDS encoding Spo11/DNA topoisomerase VI subunit A has product MDEEAEIAQSIAIPELTQNPQANRTSSTTANENTDTNTITNNPSAGTVVTCIEDILAQIISALAAGQELSIPFSARRSTRRAANVQPEQVHFPGRNQQEAVKFARILLILQLSHDALVSGTVLTKRHIFYQHQHLFEKQGQVDDLVDDIAFSLGISRGDLNIVAASKGALAGPLLIRFRDGSTLNPCSGDLGVAIPTVQSISSVDVQNIKWILVVEKDAVFRSLCSSQFWRTCIFGPGVLVTAKGYPDLTTRSFLNFVHTQYPQLPLLGLFDYDPDGIKILRCYRHGSERLSHEADLGIEALRWLGIRSVHLSRGHTNTSLSNYGQPSHVSITSIQCRDPVTYLNGRERAAAISTLKKISLYSPNELEGSELRLELQLMIMLGVKAEIEWLDESGDLCSWLDDEIGEALISERI; this is encoded by the exons ATGGATGAAGAGGCAGAAATTGCTCAATCAATTGCTATACCAGAACTAACCCAGAATCCCCAAGCTAATCGcacatcatcaacgacagCGAACGAGAATACTGATACGAATACGATAACCAACAACCCCAGTGCTGGAACGGTTGTCACTTGCATTGAGGACATTCTTGCGCAAATCATCAGCGCTTTAGCTGCGGGACAAGAGCTGTCAATTCCATTTTCTGCACGGAGGTCAACACGTCGTGCCGCAAATGTACAGCCAGAGCAGGTTCACTTCCCTGGTCGTAACCAGCAGGAAGCAGTCAAGTTTG CGCGCATACTTCTCATTCTTCAACTATCACATGATGCTCTTGTATCTGGCACCGTTCTGACCAAGCG CCACATATTTtaccaacaccagcatcTCTTTGAGAAGCAAGGCCAAGTGGATgaccttgttgatgatattgcTTTCAGTCTTGGTATCAGTCGTGGGGACTTGAATATT GTTGCAGCATCAAAGGGTGCACTGGCTGGACCGTTGCTAATACGCTTCCGCGATGGGAGTACGCTGAACCCTTGTTCGGGAGATTTG GGAGTTGCTATCCCGACTGTTCAGTCAATCTCAAGCGTCGACGTTCAAAACATCAAATGGattcttgttgttgagaaaGAT GCCGTTTTTCGATCTCTTTGCTCGTCCCAATTTTGGAGAACCTGCATCTTCGGTCCTGGGGTGCTTGTCACA GCCAAAGGATATCCTGACTTGACCACGCGCTCGTTCCTGAACTTTGTTCATACACAGTACCCCCAACTGCCACTCCTGGGGCTGTTCGACTACGATCCCGACGGCATCAAGATCTTGCGATGCTACCGACACGGATCCGAAAGACTGAGCCACGAAGCTGATCTCGGTATAGAAGCATTGCGGTGGCTCGGTATCAGATCAGTGCATCTCTCCCGAGGTCATACCAACACCTCACTCAGCAACTACGGACAGCCAAGCCATGTGTCTATCACATCGATCCAGTGCCGTGATCCCGTCACGTATCTGAATGGCAGAGAGCGGGCTGCAGCTATCTCAACACTCAAGAAGATCAGCCTGTACTCTCCAAATGAGCTCGAAGGCTCAGAACTACGACTCGAGTTGCAACTGATGATAATGCTCGGCGTCAAAGCAGAAATTGAGTGGCTCGATGAATCTGGGGACTTGTGTTCatggcttgatgatgaaattgGAGAAGCACTCATTAGCGAGAGA